The following proteins are co-located in the Phycisphaerales bacterium genome:
- a CDS encoding FAD-dependent monooxygenase: protein MHTRKALIVGGGFAGLAAALALEKAGLEPHVFEKNPEPTELAAGVSLWGNAIRALTKLGLARKAIDAGDIITTATLMNSRGRIISTCNIGEADRALGYPSIVIHRQDLLRILCDALDPARLTCNAAATHVRQVQGQSSNTQLGGRVILHTSDGHHHTAPVLIGADGNRSLVRTQTLGEEQLRYSGYTSWRGVLEFPTSRWPSGHAAEVWGRGQRFGITRLDKHRMYWWATRNAPATDPTHKHDATAHAALLTFFKAWVDPIPDLIRLTDPATIIRTDIYDRKPSKRWGAGRVTTIGDAAHAPTPNLGQGACMVIEDAVVLAKWLGEAAAGRLEVPAALRAYENERYARTTMVTKVSWRLGAVGQWTNPVVCAVRDFVTSLTPQFMFLQNHKSVVGFEA from the coding sequence ATGCACACCCGCAAAGCCCTCATCGTTGGCGGCGGGTTCGCCGGCCTCGCCGCCGCACTCGCCCTCGAGAAAGCCGGCCTCGAGCCCCACGTCTTCGAGAAGAACCCAGAGCCCACCGAGCTCGCCGCCGGCGTCTCCCTCTGGGGCAACGCCATCCGCGCCCTCACCAAGCTCGGCCTCGCCCGCAAGGCCATCGACGCCGGCGACATCATCACCACCGCCACCCTGATGAACTCCCGCGGCCGCATCATCTCCACCTGCAACATCGGCGAGGCCGACCGCGCCCTCGGCTACCCCAGCATCGTCATCCACCGCCAGGACCTCCTCCGCATCCTCTGCGACGCCCTCGACCCCGCCCGCCTCACCTGCAACGCCGCCGCAACCCACGTCCGCCAGGTCCAGGGCCAATCCAGCAACACCCAGCTCGGCGGGCGCGTCATCCTCCACACCAGCGACGGCCACCACCACACCGCCCCCGTCCTCATCGGCGCCGACGGCAACCGCTCCCTCGTCCGCACCCAAACCCTCGGCGAGGAACAACTCCGCTACTCCGGCTACACCTCCTGGCGCGGCGTGCTCGAGTTCCCCACCTCCCGCTGGCCCAGCGGCCACGCCGCCGAAGTCTGGGGCCGCGGCCAGCGCTTCGGCATCACCCGCCTCGACAAGCACCGCATGTACTGGTGGGCCACCCGCAACGCCCCCGCCACCGACCCCACACACAAGCACGACGCCACCGCCCACGCGGCGCTTCTCACGTTCTTCAAGGCATGGGTCGACCCTATCCCCGACCTCATCCGCCTCACCGACCCCGCCACGATCATCCGCACCGACATTTACGACCGCAAACCCAGCAAGCGCTGGGGCGCCGGCCGCGTCACCACCATCGGCGACGCCGCGCACGCCCCCACGCCCAACCTCGGCCAGGGCGCGTGCATGGTGATCGAGGACGCCGTGGTGCTCGCCAAATGGCTGGGCGAAGCCGCCGCGGGCCGCCTCGAAGTCCCCGCCGCGCTCCGCGCCTACGAGAACGAGCGCTACGCCCGCACCACGATGGTCACCAAAGTCTCCTGGCGCCTCGGCGCGGTCGGCCAATGGACCAACCCCGTCGTCTGCGCGGTGCGCGACTTCGTCACCAGCCTCACGCCCCAGTTCATGTTCCTCCAGAACCACAAGAGCGTCGTGGGCTTCGAAGCCTGA
- a CDS encoding sulfite exporter TauE/SafE family protein, with the protein MDTSTFTLLIFLASAAAGLLGSLTGLGGGAIIVPLLVVVFDVDLRYAIGASLIAVIATSSGAAAAFVKEGFTNVRLAMLLEVATTIGALIGAFLAARTAPATLSMMLGAILLWTAWNSLRPPKPHPIDTNPDSLGNRLKLAGTFPTKDGPQPYSVHHVPLGFTLMLGAGTLSAMLGIGSGVLKVLAMDRLMRVPFKVSTTTSNFMIGVTAAASSGVYLSRGQIEPGLAGPVALGALAGSFAGARLLHKLQTKWLRIIFASMVILAGAQMIYKGATGNL; encoded by the coding sequence TTGGACACCTCCACCTTCACCCTCCTCATCTTCCTCGCCTCCGCCGCCGCCGGCCTCCTCGGCTCACTCACCGGCCTGGGCGGCGGCGCCATCATCGTCCCCCTCCTCGTCGTCGTCTTTGACGTTGACCTCCGCTACGCCATCGGCGCCTCCCTCATCGCCGTCATCGCCACCAGCTCCGGCGCCGCGGCCGCCTTCGTCAAAGAAGGCTTCACCAACGTCCGCCTCGCCATGCTCCTCGAGGTCGCCACCACCATCGGCGCCCTCATCGGCGCCTTCCTCGCCGCCCGCACCGCCCCCGCCACGCTCTCGATGATGCTCGGCGCGATCCTCCTCTGGACCGCGTGGAACTCCCTCCGCCCGCCCAAGCCCCACCCCATCGACACCAACCCCGACTCACTCGGCAACCGCCTCAAACTCGCCGGCACCTTCCCCACCAAGGACGGCCCGCAGCCCTACTCCGTGCACCACGTGCCCCTTGGCTTCACCCTCATGCTCGGCGCTGGCACCCTCTCCGCCATGCTCGGCATCGGCAGCGGCGTCCTCAAAGTCCTCGCCATGGACCGCCTCATGCGCGTTCCCTTCAAGGTCTCTACCACCACCAGCAACTTCATGATCGGCGTCACCGCCGCCGCGTCCTCCGGCGTCTACCTCTCCCGCGGCCAGATCGAGCCCGGCCTCGCCGGCCCCGTCGCCCTGGGCGCCCTCGCCGGCTCATTCGCCGGCGCACGCCTGCTCCACAAGCTCCAAACCAAGTGGCTGCGCATCATCTTCGCCTCCATGGTCATCCTCGCCGGCGCACAGATGATCTACAAGGGAGCCACCGGCAACCTGTGA
- a CDS encoding DUF1634 domain-containing protein, producing the protein MNNTTPTTPPTPRRDLEAGLSRLLSICVLLAATVGLIGIALYLPAHRGTRADLSTFTPQPDHLRQPTQILEHAATLDPTAILQLAVVLLILTPILRVIFSLAMFATKRDWLYVTITLVVLCALAAGLFVK; encoded by the coding sequence GTGAACAACACCACGCCAACAACCCCGCCTACACCACGACGCGATCTCGAGGCCGGACTCTCGCGCCTGCTCTCCATCTGCGTCCTGCTCGCCGCCACCGTCGGCCTTATCGGCATCGCCCTCTACCTGCCCGCCCACAGGGGCACGCGCGCCGACCTCTCCACATTCACCCCCCAGCCCGACCACCTCCGCCAGCCCACGCAAATCCTCGAGCACGCCGCCACCCTCGACCCCACCGCCATCCTCCAGCTCGCCGTCGTCCTCCTCATCCTCACCCCCATCCTCCGCGTCATCTTCTCCCTCGCCATGTTCGCCACCAAACGCGACTGGCTCTACGTCACCATCACACTCGTCGTCCTCTGCGCGCTCGCGGCAGGCCTGTTCGTGAAGTAA
- the surE gene encoding 5'/3'-nucleotidase SurE encodes MRVLLTNDDGIRAPGIVAMYDALAGIGTVYPVAPLTVQSATGHGVTFHQPLMRSEVQVADHMHGVAVDARPADCVKVAVANIWPEQFGEGSRPDLLISGMNAGANCGINVIYSGTVAAALEAAFLGVPSIAVSLRLGSGRPKWDVAAAWARRTIDLLLRQGLPGAHECLSINLPLCEEEWPGGKKKSKYDTASYSRGESAAAGPMPAVKVCPMNVHGLVDKYERRVSPSGDVYYWAAGGGLDFRGTDAGSDVDELMRGAITVTPLTFDLTRRERVGYWAGVVGGG; translated from the coding sequence ATGCGAGTGCTGCTGACGAATGACGACGGGATCCGGGCGCCGGGGATTGTGGCGATGTACGACGCGCTGGCGGGGATCGGGACGGTGTACCCGGTGGCGCCGCTGACGGTGCAGTCGGCGACGGGGCACGGGGTGACGTTCCATCAGCCGCTGATGCGGAGCGAGGTGCAGGTGGCGGACCACATGCATGGCGTCGCGGTGGATGCGCGGCCGGCGGACTGTGTGAAGGTGGCGGTGGCGAACATCTGGCCGGAGCAGTTCGGGGAGGGGTCGAGGCCGGACCTGTTGATCAGCGGGATGAACGCGGGGGCGAACTGCGGGATCAATGTGATTTACTCGGGGACGGTGGCCGCGGCGCTGGAGGCGGCGTTTCTGGGGGTGCCGTCGATCGCGGTGAGCCTGCGGCTGGGGAGCGGGCGGCCGAAGTGGGACGTGGCCGCGGCGTGGGCGCGGCGGACGATCGACTTGCTGCTGCGGCAGGGGCTGCCGGGGGCGCACGAGTGTTTGAGCATCAACCTGCCGCTGTGTGAGGAGGAGTGGCCCGGGGGGAAGAAGAAGTCCAAGTACGACACGGCGTCGTACTCGCGCGGGGAGTCAGCGGCGGCGGGGCCGATGCCGGCGGTGAAGGTGTGCCCGATGAACGTGCACGGGCTGGTGGACAAGTACGAGCGGCGGGTAAGCCCGAGCGGGGATGTGTACTACTGGGCGGCGGGTGGGGGGCTGGACTTCCGCGGGACGGACGCGGGGTCGGATGTGGATGAGTTGATGCGGGGGGCGATCACAGTGACGCCGCTGACGTTTGATCTGACGCGGCGGGAGCGGGTGGGGTATTGGGCGGGGGTGGTGGGGGGCGGGTGA